CCCGGCCTCGCGCCAGTGCCTGGAGGGAGCCGTGGCACAGAGGACACacgtgctgctgcaggacaccTGCCCTGGGGTGGGGACAGCCACAGATGTCACCCACTCCACAGCCACGAGCAGCACCTTCGTGTCACCCTGCCTGCACCTGCACAGGGAcccagccccgggcagggcacGGCTGCAGGCGTTCCTCGGGGATgctccatcctcctccttctgTGTCAGTTTTGCTAAAACCCCGGGGAGAAGTGGATAAGAGAGGGGGAGGAACAGAATTCACCCCAGAGCTTTCTTGTAAATCCACCCTCTGAGAAATTAATTATCACTGATGCGTTTAATCAGCATCAGTCCCACGTGCCTCGGGCCGGAGGGCGTCGTGACACCAACCCTGGGGCTCACAGGGCCTGAGCCAAGGGTGGGCTTTTGGGGGATGCTCCGGGTGGGAGGgtgacgggggggggggggggggggggcggttgGGGGACTGCTGGCACCGCTGCCCTGTGCGGGTGGGCGATGTCCTGCGTGGGGACACGTTTCTGTCCTGCTTGTGCCCTCTAGTGGCTTTGTCCCCTCTGTGGTCCCACGGCCACATCCCCAGTGCCACGGCCACCCTCCTTGGGCCACGGAGCTGAAGTGGCTGGACtcagcctgtccctgtgccactGGCACAGCCACCAGTGGCATTCACACCCAGTGGGGAAATGCCAGGAGAAAATGGCTCGGGTCAGCCCGGGGGGTCCCCAGTGGTCCTCTCCTTTCCCATCGCtttcaggctggaagggaggCGTGCTCCTAGGGTTCAAGGTGTTTGGGTTTGGAAGTGTCATTCTTGACACTTTGGGGATGGACCCCAAAGCCCTTCTGGAGTCTTGAGACCCCAGAGCCAAAACTGCCGGGTGAGTGAACCCTACATGcattttattgaagaaaaccaaacctTGGGATTTCTAAAACAAAGTTTCTAATTCTTCTGTCTGCTTGGGGCTGTTTGCCACCTTTCCATCTCCTCTGTGCTAAATCACATGGCAGCCTGAAAAATGccaacacacttttttttttttttcttattctactgatgtttctcttttatcaaaaagaaataaaaacgCTCCTTTGCCTCTGGCCCGCGGCAGCCACTGCTTCTCAGCGGTGctctggggatggggatgtcgcagagccctgcagcagctccagccccccgtgtgcctccccctccccacgaCTCCTCTCTGTGGGGTTTGGCCCCTGCCCAGGACGATGGAAAGCACATGGTGGGAGCAGGGTGAGGGTGGGCTCCTGTGTCCCCGCGGGGACAAGGGGGTGGGGATGTCCCCGTGCACTTGGCTAGCAGGGCAATAGTTCTTATCTGAGAAAGCAGGTGTTGTTTAGCAGCTTCCTAAGCCTTTTCTCCCAGAATTGCTGCTTGTAGAGATAatttaattcccttttttttcacctgtgtAGGGGAGAACAAAACCATATGCCACCTGGAGAAGTCTTCTGATGCTGCCCCCTTAGGGCACCAGGGCTGGGATGAGCTGGCACCAATAAAGCCACCGCAGTGGATGGGGTCAGACGGGGGATGGATGTGGGGACCTGGAGCCTCACCCTGTCCgtgctggcacagccccagcccatcCCCATGGCATCGGGCTGGTCCATGCACCGAGGGTACACGGTGAGGGGCTGGGGCGGCAGCAGTGCAGCCAGGCACTGCCACAGATGTTCTGCGTTTTGGATTTCTCCCCCTTCCAGCCTTGTTagtactgaaattaaaaagtgtttgCGAATTGGTGGCTGTTCTCCAGGACCCTAATTAGCAAATCTCTTCATCCCCCCAGGGCTGCAatctaataaaaaacaaaaacaaaaccaaaaaccaccaccaaaacccaacaaccccaaacaacCCCCAAATCTTGTTTGATGGATCGGGAGTGCTACCGAAACAGTCGGGAGCAGCTCTTCCTGCTTAGTATGGTAATTAAACACTTCAATTGCAATTATTTTCGCAATTAAATAAGTCTCTAATTGTTATCATAGGTGGCAGGGGTTTGGGTGTGTGTGCTTGCCAGTCCTTCCTCCCTGGGCTGAGTGAAGTGGGGGTGCCGTGGggcctgctcctggctgctgtgccCACAGGTGAGTCCTCTGCGTGCtgggctgctttctgctggcacCCCGACATCTCCCCTGCCGGGGGTGCTCCCCCCGGGGAGGGGTCACAGCTCCCTGTCCCCACGGAGGACAGGGTAGGGGACGTTGCCTGCTTGGCTGTCACCTTGATGCAGGTTTTTCCCTGCATGGTGCCGCCACTCTGGTGGGGCTCAGCGCCCCCGGGACCCTTCTGAGCCGTGCTGGGCTGGgcgctgggggggctgcagcccttccccGAGCCCTCCTTGCTCTCTGCAAGCCGTTCGCTTGTTGCCATCGCTAATTGCAGAGGTGCAAGGGGGAGGTGGGTGCTGGTCTCGCAGAGGGATCGAGGTGGAGCATCCTCGGCAGGGCTGAGGGCCCTGGGGGTCTGAGGGGATGGGGGGCTTCAGCCCGGCCTGGGACCCCTTCGGAAAGCCTCGGGGCccggccgggagcggggccgggctgccccCGGCCGCAAGCAGGGGGAGCTCCGAGCCTGCGCTGCCGCCGGGTCCGGTccccggggcggggagggggggcccGGGGCTGGGCCCGGAGTTGCAGCACCGCCCCcggcgggccgggcccggggtCCCCCGTCCCCCTCTTCCCACCGATTCCAGGACCAGCTGGGATCGTGCGGCCGGTGCTGCCCGACCCGGTGCTGCCCGTGCCCAGcggagggatggggatggatgGGACGGGGGGTTCCGGGGGGTGAGGAGGCTCTTCTGGCCCGAAGAAATCAACCGTATCGCTTTCCCTCCGAGTTAAATAGGTTTTTATACCGCTGACTTCTGCCCAGGCTCAGTCGCAGACATCCTGACTTTGCAGTCTTAGTGTTGAGGTATTGGGGAGCGCAGAGCCTTGGGACACAGCCCGGCTGCTCGGCGGCTCCCCATGGCACAGGGGTCTCCAGGAGCCCTCTCCttgtggtggggctgggggtgatAAGCTGGCAGGGAGAGCTGTGATGGCCCCAACAGTGCTAAAACCTCCCCGAGGTGGGACGCCAGTCTCCCCCCACGAGgatgctgtggggctgggcatCCCATGCTCCTGGCTGTCAGCAGCCACCACGGTGGCCCTTCTGCCACATCACCAACACCTCTGAGGGATGGATGTGGCCCTTAGGGCACCAGGGCTGTGGCCCAAACCCCTTTTCCCCACCCCGTGCCCCCCCTGCCCAACCCTCTCcatgccagccctgctgggggcaCGCGCTGGTTCTCAGGCACCGCTGCCTGCTGGTGGGGGGCTCCACGCTGGTGGTGTCATGGCCCTGCCGGTGCAGGGAGAggctcttctgcagctcttctgcagctcttcaaaCACATCGTCCTCCCGGGAAGAAactggggcaggcagaggccTCCTCGGTGGTGTCTGGGGAGGGAGCATGTGCCAGTGCAGGGATCctgcaggggaacagaggggGTTCAAAGGACGTGCAGGGTGCAGGTGGTTGCCTTGTTCCacttccctgctccccagcctaAGGAAGGCTGCATTAAGCACGCTGTGCGGCTGGGAGGGACGCGGCGTGGTGCTGTGAGGGTGCTCTCAGCAGAGCGTGGCTGTACACCGAGTGCGGCTGGTGGGGCAGGGCTCAACAGGCTCGCGTTGCCCAGGTCTCCTCATCTGACGTCCTGCTGAGAAGCAGAGCTTTGCTTTGTGGTTTTCTCTGCCTGCTCTTCCCCTCAGCGTGGGCCAGCCGGCAGCGGCTGGATTGTCACCTCTGCAAATAACTGGGTCAAAGTGACCCTGAAGTGACCTTAGTGTGAGCGGTGCTCTGCTCCTGGGTGCTGCCTCCCCCTGACTTTGCaggtgggtgctgtggggttTCACGTGGCTCCTGCTGAGGACCCTTTCCGATGGGTCCCCAACACGGGGTGACGTTTCCTGTCTCCACCCCCGTATCACAGAGAGGAAATCTGTGGCCACGACAGGACCTCAGATCTGCAAACCTCTCCCTAGATTGACATTGCTTCACTCTGCTGATTGGGCTGGTGATGCTGGTGTTTTGCCTCTGCCTCATGGAAAGTGAACGTCGTTCGGAAGGTGTGCGTGGCACAGAGGGAAGGCATGAAGCAGTAAAACAAGAACTTATTTCCCTTCTGCCCCCACTGGCTTGGGGCTTAcgctgctccctgccttggGTGGGGGGCAGTGGTGATGTGACCCTGGGGAGCTGTGACCTGCTGCTGAGCCGTGCTGGCACCCCCATGTCACAGCCAGGGACCCCCACCCCAGCAGGGACCCATACAGGGGGCCATCAGCATGACCTTGGCTCGGGTCGGTAGTTCTCTGTGTGCAGCAGGGACGTGTTCACCCAACCTGCGGCGTGCAGGTGACTTATTTTTTGCCCCCAGGGCACGGTCAGTACAGGAGAACCCACGTTATCAGCACACGGTGTTTGAGGGAGAGTGTGAAGGTCGGGGCGTCCTTGCCTGGCCcttccagagcagggctgcaccGAGTGGCTCTGGGGAGCTTGGAGGCGTCCCCACACATGGTGGCGATTATTGACCACGTCCTCCAgcctggcactgctggggaaAGTGGCAATGCCTGGCATCAGCTCCCTGCCTCGGGTGCCTGGTCAGAGTCCCTGCAAAAGCTGCCTGTGATTCGTGCGGTGCTGGTGCAGGCTTGCATGAAAATGAAGCGTGCTGGAAGCCTGCAGCCCGAGcgcagctgcctctgcagcgCACAgtggctgctccccagcagcctgcgGGGATGAGGGGAGCTGGCATCCCAAGGGCATTACGGGATGGCTCTGTGCCCCCACACctccagagcagctggaggatgGGGGGGACAGCTCTGGCCACCTCCCCTGGGCTTGGGAGCAAATGCTGCTGGAGGTCACAGGAGTGAGGCTGCATCTCTGGTGGcccccctctcttcccccctgTGCCATCAGGATGGGATGGCTGGACCTGGGAAAATGTAGTGGGTGCCCCTTCCAGGACCCCCAGCCCCATACTTACCCTGTAGCCCTTGCCTCTGCCGTCGAGTCTCTCCCTGAGGACAGTCCAGCTTTGTCCTTTCAGCCTTGCAGGATGCTGGaggagggcagccaggagcagaggctgggagatgtgtgtctgagggcagcaggctggctgAGATTCACGGCAAGGCTTTGGCACTGGAAAGGTTGAAATTGCACATGAAGACACAAAGAACAGAAGGAGAACAGATGGGTTGGTGCCAGCCTGGACGAACCCAAGGGCTCCTGGCTTTGCTACGTGCCCATGAAGCACTGCCTGCCTGGGATCTGTCCTGGTCTGCCCCTGGAAATGGCAGCCCGGGGCAGGATGTGGTGGCTGGGACAGGTCCTTTTACCTGGAACTGgcccctctgctttcctttacTGGGTTTATGTGAGTTCCTTCTCTGGTCGGTGCACGATGGGAAGCAGCTGTGTTCCCTCGCAGCCCTGCACGCTCCCCCCTACCTTGTCCTGACCCACGGAAACTCCTCCTGCGCCACAGTGGCTGCGCTGTGCCTGGGGACTCTCGTTTTCCAGGGAAGCGATGGGGCTGGCCCCTGTCTCTGTTCCTGACACCCCTGAGACCGCCTGCATTTCTCCAGTGTTCCCCCTATTGTTCGCTGGTCTCTTCTTTGTGCCTCAGAACAGgaaaaactttgttttgaagGGCAGTGTTTCAAAATCTGCTGCCCTGAATAAACCACGTGTGGCCgttctgagctctgctctcatTTGGAGAGGTTTATGGGGCTGTGAAATGATTCATGTTGGCCTTTTCCCTTGATGTCTCTAGAGGAGAGGAGCCAGCTTGGTTTGAGCTCGGCGTGAAATTGGCTGCTCcaggagctcctgcagccaccggGTAACCCTGGTGGACCCcggctgcctgccagcagcaggatgagcACCCAGCGTCAGTGGTGTGGGCTGGGAGGGAACGGGCTGGAGGGCCCCACGCAGCCCTTGGTGCATCACTTCCAGGCAGATGAGTAAAAGCAATAGAGAAAGTAAAAGCAATAACCGATCATTCAGCCCTCGAGCTACCTTTTATCTGATCGCAAGCAGAAACCACAGCAGTGATGCTGTGTAGTATGGGAAAGAGCTTTCTGGATTTAGAAAGGTCAAGAAACATCCCTGGGCTTGggtctcccccctccctttgctgcagtgcctggggcTTGCTTGTGAGCACCGCTGCAGCACTGGCTGCTGCTCACCCACTTCCCTCGAAGTTCTGCTCCCCTGGGAGCAAGCCCAGATGGGAAAGAGATCTCCTTGTCCCACTGGAAGGGGACAGGAGCTGTCCTTTCTCATGGGTCTCGTTCAGATCTACTTGAGTGATAGGAGAGGGCCCAATCTGCACCGCTGAGCAAGTTGTGGGGCCTGATCCAGCCCGCACTGGGGCTGCCCTGACCCTGTCTGAGCCGCTGGAGACGTCCTCTGGTGTCCTCTTGGGTTTCTGTGCTGAAccagctgctgttttgcaaGAGATGCTCAGTTAATAGCTAAAACCCcggctggtgctgtgcaggagcagcGCAGCTCTCCTTCCACAATTACCCCCTCTCAGCACAGTGGTGCTGGCTGGCCTcgctgctcagcaccacatCTGCTCACCTCCGAGGTGCTCCTGTGCTTGGTGGGACAGGGTCCTGCCAGGATGAAACCCCCTGGATGGGCGCTGCTCTTGCTAATTGCTTTCCCTGCACTCTCCCTGTGGCTTATAAAAGTCCTTCTCTCGCAGAGCCCCGGTGCACGAACTCCCAGTTTGTCCGGGAGCTGTGCTTTTGTTTGCGTAAACAGCACAGCCCCTTCGCTCTGTCTGCAGAAACACCGCTACCACACCAGGTGCATGTTTTGATATACACCTGCAACAGTGTTTGCTAAATGTTGTCCCTCTCCACTCTTTATTATTGACTTGGAGAGTGGGGAAGAGTTGCAGTTTGCATTTGTTCCAACTCCTCTGTCCTGCTGTGTCTCCTGGGGCAGCCTCCCCTGCCCCGAGCCACCCCTCTGCCTCAGGTTAAGCCAAGCCTGGGCGTGCAGGGAAGTGTGGTGGAGGCTGAGCCTCTTGGTGGCTCTGTCCTCTGCCTCACCTCCCCATGTTCTCCTTTCCATGGCTTCAGAGCCTGTTTTGGGGAAGGAACCAAGGGCACATGCACAAGCACAGCTTCTCTGCGGGCACGTTGAGGGCAGGGAGTGAAAGGACAGCTTATCTGCAGGATGGAAAGTTTCTGGGCTATCGGGGAATTATCAGGCGCTGCCTAGAGGTTAGATTAaagcctgggagcagcagcttgcATGGCAGCAGACAGCACGTGTCTCTGCTCTCCTTATGCTCAGGGGGGCGAAGGAGGTGCGGGCTGACCCCATGGGGATGTGGGTGCCCAGGCAGGGGATGGGTGCCGTGGAGCACACCCACATCGTGCCCGTCTTCTCCCTGACTGCACCCTGCAAGGAAGTGCCCCAGGTTTGGGCttggggtggtgctggggcaATTTTTGGCTTTAATCTTATGTGATTGTTTGTATTCCTAAAAACGTTGCCAACCTAATTTGGGTTATTCTTGCTTCTTCCCAGAGATGGGAATGGAActtgctgctggctgagctcGCTGCTGATGCTGACCCAGGGGCGCATGTTGGAGCTGAGAGGGGAACACGCAGAGCCAGGATGGGGACCCAGaactctgctcctgcagggactcGCAGCGTGACCACAGGTGCCCTGACACTCTGTGCCTTTGTCCTCACTGTGGCAGGCAACGACATTTCCTGAGTGCCTCTGGCTGTGCCAGCTGCCTTCCCCCCAGAGAGCAGGGCATGGCCAGCTTCTGGGAGCAGCTGTAAACAACAGCTACACCCCCATGTTGTGTTAGCAAATTCTGATGGCAAAACTGTCGCCATTACCCAGAGAAGCCAGGGACACTTTGTGTTCATGGTGGTACCCAGCCACCTGGCATAGCTGAACCTGTGCCGCCGGCACGGAGGGAGGCAGGGCCCCCACTGGCGCTTGCTGAATTTCTGCTGGGTTGTAAAGAGCAGAGGGGGGGCTGGgtgagggctgctgctggggcatcCAGCTCGGTGCTTAACAGTTTGCAGGCTAAATGAAAGTCTAGACACTGAGGTCCCtatccctgccctcctcccaggGACAGACTGACCACCAGGGCACTGCAGGGGAGAAGGCACTTACCTCTGGAGGTCTCCGTCAGCCAGCAAGTTTCCCTTCCCGTTCCTCATCTCCAGCTTCAGGcttttcccctcctgcccctcctgcccGTCGGGGCCCTGCCTGCAGTTCCTGCCCCTGGGCCGCCCCTTCTGGAGGGGTGGCAGGCAGGAGCTCCTGGGCTCCCCCGTCCTCCAGCAGTGCAGCAAGTGCTGGTACGCCAACCGAAAATCCCTGTTGAGTGTGCCATAGAGGATGGGGTTCAGCGCCGAGTTGGCGTAGCCCAGCCAGAGGACGATGGACATGGGCACTCCTTCGACACTGTTGTCCCCCCTCACCCCTCGGTACGTGAACACCGTGAAATAGGGGAACCAGCACACCACGAAGGCGCCCAGCACCACCGCCAGCGTCACGGTGGCTTTGTGCTCCTTCACCATGGGTGGCATGGGGgtgttgctgctgcagcaccacgTGTGGTTAATCCTCTTGGCTTGCTCCCTCGCTATCTTGAATATCCGGTAGTAGGTGATGCACATGATGACCAGAGGGATGTAGAAGGTGAGCAAGGAGTCCACCAGCCCGTAGATAGAGTTAACCTCCAGAATGCACTTCTTGGTGCAGTTGGGGGTGGTGTTCTGCACTTCCGTCCCCTTGGTGTTCCAGCCCAGGTGGATGGGCAGGAAGGAGACCATCAATGAAACCGCCCAAATAATGACCAAGCCCACGGCCACCCGGGAGGGGGTGACCACCTGCCTGTAGCGCAGCGGGGTGGTGACGGCGAAGTAGCGGTCCAGGCTGATCATGAAGAG
This genomic interval from Oxyura jamaicensis isolate SHBP4307 breed ruddy duck chromosome 13, BPBGC_Ojam_1.0, whole genome shotgun sequence contains the following:
- the HRH2 gene encoding histamine H2 receptor codes for the protein MDSCNVTNSTKPMNFTVQLLVGSFLTILIVFTLCGNVVVCLAVTLDRRLRSLTNCIIVSLAITDLLLALLVLPFSAFYELTREWPFGSTLCNIYSSLDVMLCTASILNLFMISLDRYFAVTTPLRYRQVVTPSRVAVGLVIIWAVSLMVSFLPIHLGWNTKGTEVQNTTPNCTKKCILEVNSIYGLVDSLLTFYIPLVIMCITYYRIFKIAREQAKRINHTWCCSSNTPMPPMVKEHKATVTLAVVLGAFVVCWFPYFTVFTYRGVRGDNSVEGVPMSIVLWLGYANSALNPILYGTLNRDFRLAYQHLLHCWRTGEPRSSCLPPLQKGRPRGRNCRQGPDGQEGQEGKSLKLEMRNGKGNLLADGDLQSAKALP